One genomic region from Camelus bactrianus isolate YW-2024 breed Bactrian camel chromosome 3, ASM4877302v1, whole genome shotgun sequence encodes:
- the LOC105064485 gene encoding olfactory receptor 2V1-like, with protein MQQGNGSSMTDFILLGLFSDSRHPGLLVTIILFILGVAVAGNSVLALLIWGNAHLHTPMYFLLSQLSLMDLTLISTTVPKMLADFFSGHAFISHTGCGVQIFFYLMLGVAECVLLTLMAFDHYLAICSPLRYPVIMTPGVCLQMATGSWAGGVLVSLIHTVYAMNFSTCDSRIIHHFFCEVMAFLKLSCEDTSAYEKVVLASGIVFLLIPFGLILTSYVLIFLTVLHMNSPEGRNKALATCYSHLSVVSLYFGPAMIIYMTPGSSLPLDVGQHLFVFNAVITPMLNPLIYSLRNKEVLEALRKVLWRKLMFKGKR; from the coding sequence ATGCAGCAGGGAAACGGGTCCTCCATGACGGAtttcattctcctgggcctcttcTCAGACTCCAGGCATCCTGGCCTTCTCGTCACTATCATTCTCTTCATTCTCGGGGTAGCCGTCGCTGGAAACTCAGTCTTGGCCCTACTGATCTGGGGCAAtgcccacctccacacccccatgtacttccTGCTCAGCCAGCTCTCCCTTATGGACCTCACCCTCATCTCCACCACTGTCCCCAAGATGCTCGCTGACTTCTTCTCTGGACATGCATTCATCTCTCACACTGGCTGCGGAGTCCAGATCTTCTTTTACTTGATGCTAGGAGTGGCTGAGTGTGTTCTCTTGACGCTCATGGCGTTTGACCACTACTTGGCCATCTGCAGCCCCCTCAGATACCCAGTCATCATGACCCCCGGGGTCTGTTTGCAAATGGCCACGGGTTCGTGGGCTGGAGGGGTGCTCGTCTCCCTAATTCACACAGTTTATGCCATGAATTTCTCTACTTGTGACTCCAGGATAATCCACCATTTCTTCTGTGAAGTCATGGCCTTTCTGAAGCTCTCCTGTGAGGACACCTCAGCCTATGAGAAGGTGGTGCTGGCATCCGGCATTGTCTTCCTCCTCATACCTTTTGGTCTCATCCTGACCTCCTACGTCCTCATCTTTCTCACTGTGCTCCACATGAACTCCCCCGAGGGCAGGAACAAAGCCCTGGCCACCTGCTATTCCCACCTCAGTGTGGTGAGCCTCTACTTTGGTCCAGCCATGATCATCTACATGACCCCAGGTTCCTCTCTGCCCCTAGACGTGGGCCAGCATCTCTTTGTGTTTAATGCAGTCATCACCCCCATGCTGAACCCACTCATCTACAGCCTGAGGAACAAGGAGGTGTTGGAGGCTCTGAGGAAGGTTCTATGGAGAAAGCTGATGTTCAAAGGGAAAAgatga